A window of Nocardiopsis sp. Huas11 genomic DNA:
CGCTGGTCGGCCTGGAGCTGCGGCCGCGCCGTCTGCGGGAGGCCTCCGCGCTGTGGAGCGCGCTGGAGCGCGAGCGCGGGGTCGAGGGCCGTGACGCCGTGTGGCAGCACCCCGACCTGATGCCGACCGGTGCGGACCTGGACGACCCGGAGTCCTTCGTCAGCGGTGGCGAGTTCGGCGGCGCCGACTTCGACATCTCGTCGCTGACCGAGGACCGGCCCGGCGACAAGCCCGGGGACCGGCCCGACGACGACGGGGAGCCGGGCACCGACCGCGGAGGGGACGCCTGAGTGTCCCTGCACGCCGACGCCCGGGCGGTCCTGGGCTCCTGGACCGCGCCGGACGCCGCACAGGAGGAGCTGCGCCGCGCCTACCTCGCCCATCTGGACGAGCACGAGGACGCGATGTGGCGCACCTGCCGCCCCGGCCACGTGACGGCCAGCTCCGCGGTCATCTCCGCCGACGGCTCACGGGTGGCGCTCACCCTGCACCGCGCCCTGGGGATGTGGTTGCAGACCGGCGGGCACTGCGAGGCCGAGGACACGAGCCTGGCGGCCGCGGCCCTGCGCGAGGCGGAGGAGGAGACCGGCATCCGGGGGCTGGAACTGCTCCCGGGGCCGGTCTCTCTGGACAGCCACGCCGTGCCGTGCGGTGGTGGGAGCGTCCACTTCGACGTGCGGTACGCGGTGCTGGCACCGGCCGACGCGATCCTGGTGCGCGATCCCGACGAGTCCACCGACCTGGGCTGGTTCCCGGTGGACGCGGTGCCGGACCCGTCCGACGACGCCTGCCGTGACCTGGTCCGCCAGGCCGCGGCGGCCGTGGCCGCACACCGGGTCCGCGCGGGTCGGGGCGGGTAGGCCGTGTTTTTTGCGGCGTTCCGGGCTCGCGGCCGCCAGGACCGCCTCTCGCTGTGCCTCTGCGCTCGTGCAGCACCACCAGGCTGAACTTCGCACATCGTCTTGCGGGAGACGACCTGACGACCGCGAGCTCACCCGAAGCCTTCAGAAAAACACGGCCTAGGAACCGGTCGGCCCGCGGCGGTCAGCCCGTGATGTCGATCGTGGACCCACCGAACAGGTCCGCGTCCTCCATGACGATCTCGGCCGGCCGGGCCGAGGAGGCGACCTCGTACACGTTGATGTAGGACCTGGTCTGGCCCAGCTCCAGGTCACCGCCGACCGGCAGGTCGTTGAGCGCCATGGCCCCGCGGGTGGCCTCGCTGTGCGGGGCGGCCACCCCTCCATCGGTGTCCACGAGGTCGAATCCCCCGACCCCGACGGTGGTCGGGGAGCGGGTCGTGTTCTTGACCGTCAGGTGCACGACGACGAACTGCCCGTCGGGAGTGAGGGGGCCGTCCCTGCCCTCCAGCCGCTCGATCCCGGTGCCCACCGACGTGACCGTGGCGCGGAAGGTGGTGACGCTGTCGGTGGCCGACATCGGCGTGAACTCCCCGCCGGTCATGCCGACGCGCTGTTCGGCGACGGGCGGCGCGTCGTGCGCCGGAGGCTTGTCGCGGATCTCCCGCACGAGCAGCACGACGGTCAACAGGAGCAGGACAAGTCCGCAGACCATCATCATCCGGACCGGCAGCGGCGACCGCTGCGGTGTCCTGGGGTCGGTGGCGACGGTCAGCTCCCCCGGAGATCGGTGTCGGCGCCTTCGAGCGCGCCGTCCAGCGCGATCTCGCCTTCGTCGAGCCGGTCGTCGGCGTCCTCGCCGCCGTGGCCGCACGGTTCGGTGCGGGTGGCGGCGCTGTACCCCTCGAGGTAGCCTCGGGCGCGGTCGGCCTTGGGGTACCGGTGCACCAGGGCCCAGAAGGCGCGGCCGTGGTCGGCGTGGAACAGGTGCGCGAGTTCGTGGATGAGCACGTAGTCGACCACCCAGGCCGGCATCCCCGTGAGCCGGCGGGAGATGCGGATGGTACGGGTGTCGGGGGTGCACGAGCCCCAGCGGGTGTTCTGGTTGTCCACCCAGCGGACGCTGTCGGGCAGCTCCGTGCCGCCGAGGTAGCGTCGGGCGAGTTCGACGGCGCGCTCGTGCAGTTCGGTGTCGCCGGAGTGACGGCCGCCCTCACGGGCTTCGAGCCGTTGCAGCATCCGTCCCACCCAGCGCTTTTCCTCAGCGCGGGAGAACGTGGCGGGCACGAGGACGACCGTGGTGTCCCCGTCCCTGTAAGCCGACACCGTGCGCCGGCGGCGAGGACTGCGTCGTACCTCGATTTTGGTGTTCGAGAGCACAAACTTTACGGTAGCCGAGCGGAGGGCTTTCGCACAGATGTCCGGCGCCGGGTATGTCATGCCTTTCACCGGTTGCATGAGCGGCGCTCCGTGACCGGGAATCCCTGCCCCGTCGGCCATTCGCCTCTGACCAGCGCCGTCACGAGCGCGTGAGGCAGGCCACACGACGGTGTTCGGCAGCTCCTATTACACCATACGGTTATGAAAGAGAGACCGGACGGTGACCCCCGAAGGGAGTCCCGCCCGGTCTCGGGCACCGGCCCCTCAGGCCCGGTCGACACGATCACGCCTCAACAGAGGCGGGACCACGCTATCTCCATGAGTCCTTCTTCCAGGCGACGCTCCGCACGCTGGCGCGCGCGCAGCTGACGCGCTCCGAGCCTGCGTTCCTCGCGTTCGCGGGATTCCAGGGAGCGGTCGCCGTCGTTGGTCATGCGGATCAGTTCCTGCAGCATCATCGTGGTCCTTCGGCGGGTGTGAGTGGTTCTGGGGGGAACGGGGGTCAGGCCGCGACCGGCGCGGGGTTCTTCCGGGGACGACCGCGCGGGCGCTTGCGCGCCACGACCTGGCCGGCGACGAGCAGCTGCCCGCCCCACACGCCCCACGGCTCCTTGCGGTCCAGCGCGTCCGCCAGGCACTGCTCACGCACGGGGCAGGCTCCGCAGACGGCCTTGGCCGCCTCGACGTCCGCGGGGGCCTCGGCGAAGAACAGGTCGGGCTCGGTACGGCAGGGAACATCGGTGTCGCCCAACCAGGGCGTCTCCAGGACCGACGCAAGCATCGGTGCCCTCCAAGATCTTTGATCGTTTCGTACAACGCGGTCGGTGCTGTCATTCACCGGAACCGGTCCGGTGAGGGACCTGGACTTGCGATGCCGCCGGCCTCTCCCGCGTCCCTGGAGGACGGAGAACGGACGGAGATACAAAGAAAGCCGCGGCCCCTGATTCGGGGTCCGCGGCCACGGGTCGAAACTCTCGGCCTGTCCTGCTCTAGGCCGGAATCCTCCGTGGACACTCCCCCGGTGCGCCATAACGGCGCGGGGTAGCTTCAGCTTCAGCGTGATCCGCCAGGGGCTTGCCGATGAGGGCGAAGCCGCGGTCAGCGGACACACCACTGCCATTGCCGGTGCCGAAGAGAGCGAACGGGACGTCCTGCTGCTCTCGCAGAGAGCCCAGGTGTCCGCGCCCACCGTTGACGCCGGTGGCGTTGGTGATGGTGCCGACCCAAGCGGTGGCGTCCGCGCGACCGCACATGGCGGTGCCCGTCTCAGCGGTCAGGGACCGCAGACGCGACGGCATGATGAAGCCGGTGGTCAACGAGATGTTCGTCATCAGATCAGGCACCTCCTTCGGGTCGGGCGACAGGGTCTTGCACCTGTGCCAGTGGTGTTCATGGCGACGATGTACACACTATGGGTTCGTCGCGAAAATCAGCAACCTATTTTTGACCTGCGAAAACGTCCGCATCCGGCCACGAGTTCCCGGGAATCTTCCAAGGCCGGCGAGTGTTGCCGCGCGGCCGGTCAGCTCCAGCCCTCGGCGTCGATCACGCGGATCATCCCCTCCTGCACGACCGAGCACACGAGCTCGCCGTCGCGGGTGTAGACCAGCCCCCGCGCCAGGCCGCGCGCCCCCTGGGCGCTGGGCGTCTCCTGCGCGTAGAGCAGCCACTCGTCGGCGCGGAACGGGCGGTGGAACCACATCGCGTGGTCGAGGCTGGCCATGGAGATGCCGGCGAACGAGCGGCCGTGCCGCAGCAGGACGGTGTCGAGCAGCGTCATGTCCGAGGCGTAGGTCATCAGGCACACCTGGAGGAGCCGGTCGTCGGGCAGTTTCCCGTCGACCTTGAGCCACACCGGGTTGGTGGCGGTGCGCAGCCGCGGGTCCCGCTCGGCCTCGAAGGAGAGCGGACCCGTGGGGCGCAGCTCGATCGGGTGCCAGGTGACGAACCCGGGCAGCTTGCCGAACGCCTCCTGGAGCCGCTCGCGCGTGCTCGGGAGGTCCTCGGGCGGCGGCACGTCGGGCATGGGGGTCTGGTGGTCCAGACCCGGCTCCTCCTTGTGGAAGGACGCCGACAGGGTGAATATCGGCTTGCCGTGCTGGACCGCCACCACCCGTCTGGTGGTGAACGAGCGGCCGTCGCGGACCCGGTCGACCTCGTAGACGATCGGGACCGACGGGTCGCCGGGCCGGATGAAGTAGGCGTGCAGGGAGTGGACGTAGCGGTCCTCCGGCGCGGTGCGTCCCGCCGCGACCAGCGCCTGGCCGGCGACCAGTCCGCCGAACACCCGCTGGGGGCCCTCCTCCGGGCTCGACCCGCGGAAGATGTTGACCTCGATGCGCTCCAGGTCCAGCACTGCGAGCAGGTCCTCCAGGGACTGGCCCCGATCCTGCCCCTCGGCGATCTCACTCATCCGTCGACTCCTCCACGTCCGCTCCGGGCGCCGCGCCGTCCGCGACGACGTCGGCCGCCTCCGCACCCGAGACCAGCGCGAGCACCGCCTCACCGTAGCGGTCCAGCTTCACGGCCCCGACCCCGGACACCGCCGACAGCTGGGCGACGCTGCTCGGCTCCTGCTCGGCGATGGCCTGGAGGGTGGCGTCGGTGAAGATCACGTACGCGGGCACCTTCTGCTCCTGTGCGCTGGCGCGCCGCCAGTCGCGCAGCCGCTCCAACAGCGCCTCATCGTAACTGGAGGGGCAGTCCAGGCAGCGGCCCAGCTTGCGCTCGGCCGCGTCGGACAGGGTGGTCCCGCAGACGCGGCACCGGCTCACGCCGCACTTGCGCCGCTCGGTGCGGCGGGAGGCGGTGGAGGGTGACGCCGGGCGCAGGCCGTCCAGGAAGCGGGAGGGCTTGCGGGTGCGGCGCCCGCCCGGGGACCGGGCCAGCGACCAGGACATGGACAGGCTCTCGCGCGCCCGGGTGACCCCGACGTAGAAGAGGCGGCGCTCCTCCTCCACCTGTTCGTCGGTCTCGGCGTAGATGATCGGCATCATGCCCTCGGTGAGGCCGACCAGGAAGACCGCGTCCCACTCCAGGCCCTTGGCCGAGTGCAGGGAGGCGATGGTCACGCCCTCGAAGCCGGGCGCGTGCTCGGTGGCCATGCGGGTGTCGAGCTCGTCGACGAAGTCGGCCATGGTGGCCCTCCCGCCGCGGGTCCCCGCGGTGGCGGCCATGTCCTCGGCGAGCTGGGCCAGCGCGGAGAGCGACTCCCACCGCTCACGGGCCTGGCGGCCCTCGGGGGCGGTCTCGGTCAGCCCGAGCGGGCCCAGGAGCTGGCGGACGGTGGACACCAGGGGCTCGGCCTCCTCCCCCGCCACCTCGTGCCGGGCGCCGCGCAGGGTGTGGACGGCCTTCTTGATCTCGGGGCGCTCGAAGAAGCGCGCGGTGCCGCGCACGGTGAACGGCACGCCCTCGTCGGACAGCGCCTGCTCGTAGGCGGCCGACTGGGAGTTGGTGCGCAGCAGCACCGCGATCTCGCCGGCGGGGGTACCGCCCTCCAGCATCACGGCGATCTGACGGGCGACCCCGGTGGCCTCGGCGGGCTCGTCCTCGTACTCCTTGTACATGGGGTCGGGGCCGTCGGGGCGCTGGGCCCGCAGGGTCAGGTGCTTGGCGGAGGTGGTGCCGCGGGCCTGGGCGATGACGTGGTTGGCCACCCGCACGACCTGGGGGGTGGAGCGGTAGTCGCGCACGAGCTCCACCACGGTGGCGTGGGGGTAGCGGGCCCCGAAGCCGGTGAGGTAGCCCGGCGTGGCGCCGGCGAAGGAGTAGATGGTCTGGCTGGGGTCGCCCACCACGCACAGGTCGTCGCGGTCGCCGAGCCAGGCGTCCAGCAGCAGCTTCTGGAGCGGGTTGACGTCCTGGAACTCGTCGACGACGAAGTAGCGGTACTGGTCGCGGACGCGCTGGGCGATCGCGGGGTACTCCGTGATCATGCCCGCGGTGAGTTCGAGCATGGACTCGAAGTCGAGCAGGTTGTGCTCGCGGCGCAGTTCCTCGTAGGCCTCGAAGACCCGGGCGACCTCGGCGGCGGGCAGCGGCGTCTGGCGGCCCTGCTTGGTGGTGGTGCGCTCGTAGTCGGTGGGGCGCACCTGGGTGACCTTGGCCCACTCGATCTCGCTCGCGAGGTCGCGCAGGCCGGTGCGGTCCGGCTGGACGCCGACCGAGTTGGCCGCGCGCGCGACCGCCTGGATCTTGCTCTCGATGAGGGTGGGCTGCGGTCCGCCGACCACCTGCGGCCAGAAGAAGGAGAGCTGGCGCAGCGCGGCCGAGTGGAAGGTGCGGGCCTGGACCCTGGGTGCTCCCAGCCCGCGCAGCCTGCCGCGCATCTCCCCCGCGGCCCGCGCGGTGAAGGTCACGGCCAGGATCTGCTGCTCGGAGACGACGCCGCTCGCGACCGCGTGGGCGATCCGGTGCGTGATCGCGCGTGTCTTGCCCGTGCCCGCTCCGGCGAGGATGCACACGGGGCCGCGCAGTGCGCGCGCCGCCTGGGTCTGCTCCGGGTCCAGTCCCTCCAGGACGCGGTCGGGGTCCATGCTGCTCCTGTGTGGTCGGGGCGTGTCGGTCGGGGGATCGGCGTGGTCGTCGGCGCACGAGGCCGGGTGGGCGGATGCCAGTCTCTCAAGTATCGGGCGTCACGGGGAACGGACCTGACCACCGGCCGAACCTGTGGACGAACCTTTGGCACTCGGTAATACAGAACCAGTCGGGCCTGTGACGCGTCCCACGGGGTGTCTCGCGGTCACGGGAAGCGCTACGGGCCACGTGGTGTTGACATGTGGGACCGACTGATGACCACGACCGCGAGACAGGACGACGTGAGCGAGATGACGACGACGGCCACCGAACGATTCACGATGTACACCACCCCTTGGTGCGGCTACTGCAAGAGGCTGAAGAGCCAGCTGGCCCGCGAGGGGATCACCGTAAGCGAGGTGAACATCGAGGAGGACCCGGAGTCCGCGGAGTACGTGATGAAGGTCAACGGAGGGAACCAAACGGTTCCCACGGTGGTCTTCTCTGACGGAGCGGCGATGACCAACCCGTCGCTCGCTCAGGTGAAGAAGAAGCTGGCCGAGTTGGCGTAGGACGGAACTCGGGCCTCCCGAGCACCCAGGTGCGACGGAGGCCCCCAGGCCGCGGCGGGACCGCGGCCGCGCACCCCCGACGCCCGCCCGGCCGGCGCACAGGACGATCACGACGGGGAGTGTTGAGTTGGGGGACGACATGAGGTCTCATGACATGGCGGTCGCCGGCGGGGCGGACGTCGGCGTGGTCCGGCGCACGCCGACCGGCTGGCGTGTCGGCGGCGGGCACGAGGTCCCCGACCTGGTGAGCGCGATGGTCCTGGCGGACCTGCTGACCAGCGAGGCCGGGGTACCGCAGCCGCGCGCGCAGGCCCCCGGACGCGCACCCGAGGACGCCTCCGAGGTGGAGCGGCTGCGGCACACCATCGCGCAGCTGGAGCACGCGCTGCACTCGCGCGTGGTCGTGGAACAGGCGATCGGGGTCCTGGCCGAGCGGCACACGATGGCCCCGAGAGAGGCCTTCGAGCGGCTGCGCTCGTCCGCCCGCTCCCGCGGACGCAAGGTGGCCGACCTGGCGCGGGACGTGGTGGAGAGCAGCACCAGTCCGTTGACGGTGCTGCCCGACGAGCTCAACGGCACGGCCGCGCCGAACTAGCCCTCCCGTCGCCCACCACCGTGCCCGGGGGACGGTCGGGGCGGGCACCCTCCCTCAACGGACGCCTCCGGCGCGACACCCACCACCCGTCGCCCACCACCGTGCCCGGGGGACGGTCGGGGCGGGCACCCTCCCTCAACGGACGCCTCCGGCGCGACACCCACCACCCGTCTCCCACGACCCGACTCCCATCACCGGCCCCGCGGGACTCCCCTGGTCACCAGCCGCCGGGGAGTTCCCCGCCGTACCAGTGCTCGATGAGGGTCCGGGCGATGGAGACACGACCGGGGAGCACGACCTCCTCGGACCGGAGCGCGTCGCTGAGCTCGGAGCGGGTGAACCAGCGCGTCACGCCGATCTCGTCGTCGGTGCGCTCGGTCTCGCCGACGGCGCGGGCGGTGTAGCCCATCATCAGGCTGCGCGGGAACGGCCAGGGCTGGGAGGACAGGTACTTGGGCTCGGTCACCACCACGCCCGCCTCCTCGGCGACCTCGCGGACCACGGCCTGCTCCAGCGACTCGCCCGCGTCCACGAAGCCGGCCAGGACGGAGAAGCGGCGGGCGTCCCACTTGGCGCTGTTGCCCAGGAGCATCTCCTCGCGGCCGTCGCGCTCGCGGTGCACCAGCATGATCACGGCCGGGTCCATCCGGGGGTACTGCTCGGTGCCCTCCTCCTCGCACACGCGCACGTGTCCGGCCGCCGCCATGGTGGTGCGGGCGCCGCAACGAGGGCAGAACCCGTGCGTGGCGTTCCAGTTGGCGAGCGCGATCGCCCGGGTGAGCAGGCCGGTGTCGCGGTCGCTCAGGACCGCGCCGACCTCCCGCAGGGAGGCGGGCTCGGCGCCCGGGGCCGAGGCGAGTTCCGTGGCGGCGCGCACCGCGAAGTAGGCCCGCCCGTCCTCCACGCCGAGCAGGTAGCGCTCGCCCTCCGGTGCCTGGCGGGGATCGGTGAGGACCAGCTCCGGCCGCTCACCGGTGCGGACCAGCGCCCGGGACTGCTTGGCCATGAGCGCCTGCCACCCGTGGTGACCGGGATCACCGCCCTCCAGGACGAGGACGTGCGAGGCGGGGTCCGCCCACGCCTTGTCCAGCCAGGCGTCGTCGAGACGACGGTGGCCCGCCAGATCGATGGTGGAGCGGGAGAGTGCGGGGATCGCGTCGGCGTCCATGGAACCTTCCAGAACTCGGGCGGCCGGTACCGGCCAGGCCTTACGTCTACAGGACTAACACCGAAGGGCACCGTTCGCATGCCCGAGCGGGTTCAGGAGCGGGCGGCCTGGTCCGCGAGTTCCCGCCACAGGTGGGCGGCGCTCTCGGCGCCCTTGAGCAGAAGGGGGATCTCGACCTTCTCGTTCGGCGCGTGGATGCGGTCCTCGTCCAGTCCGACGGCCACGAACACCAGCGGCGCTCCGAGGGCGTCGGCGATGTCGGCCTCGGGGCCGCTGCCGCCCTCGCGGGTGTAGAGCACGCGGGTGCCGAACGCGCGCTCCATGGCCGAGCGGGCCGCCTTGACCGCGCCCGAGGACAGGTCGGAGGCGCAGGCGCGCACTCCGGGGCCGCCGAACTCCAGCTCGGCGCGCAGGCCGGGCGGGGTGTTGGCCTCGACGTAGGCGCGCACGCGGTCCTGCACGTGCAGCGGCTCCTGTCCGGGGACCAGTCGGAAGCTGACCTTGGCGTGAGCGGACCGGGGCACGATCGTCTTGCCGCCGGCGCCGGTGTGGCCGCCCCACATGCCGTTGATCTCGGCGGTCGGCCGCAGCCAGACGCGCTCCAGGGTGCTGTAGCCGGCCTCGCCCCAGGTGGCGGTGGAGGCGGCGGTCCCGAGCCACTCCCGCTCGTCGAAGGGCAGCTCCGCGATGAGTGCGCGCTCCTCCGCGCCCGCCTCGACCACCCCGTCGTAGAAGCCGGGGACGGCGACCCGGTTGTCCGCGTCGTGCAGCCCGGACAGCAGGTCGCTCATGGCCTTGAGCGGGTTGGGGACGGCACCGCCGAAGGAGCCGCTGTGCAGGTCCATCGTGGGGCCGAAGAGGCTGATCTCGACGTCGGTGACACCGCGCATGCCCACGCACATGGAGGGGGTGTCGGCGGCCCACATGGTGGTGTCGGAGATGACGGCCACGTCGCAGTCCAGGCGGTCGCGCCGGTCGCGCAGCAGTTCGGCGAAGTGGACGGAGCCGGACTCCTCCTCGCCCTCGACCAGCAGCTTGACGGTGACGGGCGGGGCGTCGGCGCCGGAGGCGGCCAGGGCGGCGCGCACGCCGAGCGCGTGGAAGAGGACCTGGCCCTTGTCGTCCGAGGCGCCGCGCGCGTACAGGGAGGTGCCGATCTCGGTCGGTACGAAGGGCTCGGTGCGCCATTCCCCGACGGGGTCGACCGGCTGGACGTCGTGGTGCCCGTAGACGAGGACGGTGGGCGCGTCCGGATCGGCGGCGGGCCACTCGGCGAACACGGCGGGCAGGCCCGGGGTCTCCCAGACCTCGACCGTGGGGAAGCCGGTGACGGTGAGGTGGTCGGCCAGCCACCGGGCCGACCGGCGCACGTCGCCGTGGCGCTCGGGGTCGGCGGAGATCGAGGGGATCTCCAACCAGGCCTTGAGGGAGGAGAGGAACTCCTCCCGGTGGTCCTCGATGTAGGCGCGCGCGTCCATCTACCGTCCTCGTCTAGACGTTCTTGTCGGATCCGAGACTAGAACCTGGACGAACCACCACAGACCCCGACCCGACCCCGGGGGTGCGCGGCGCACGGGGGCGCGGATCGACGAGGAACCGTTTCGGCTGCGGGAGACTCGAATGTGCACGGGACGGGAAACGCCCGCCCGACGACGAGAGGAACCCCCGTGGCATCTGCTCCCTCCGCCCCCATCGCCGAACGGTTCGGCCGGCTCTTCGACACGCTGGACTCCGACAACGACGCGTCGATCACCTGGGACGACTACAAGCGCCTGGTCGACCGGTACGTCAGGGGCTACTCGCTGGACGAGAACGACCGCCGTATGCAGGCGATCCAGACCTCGTACCACATGCTGTGGCTGGAGCTGCTCCGGCACTCGTCGGCGTTCCAGCCGCGCCTGGACCGGGAGACGTTCGTCGGCGCCCTGCACGCCGCCTCGGAGGACCGGAGCCGGTTCAACGTGACCGAGGGCGTGGCCGAGGCCGCCTTCGACCTCCTGGACGCCGACGACGACGGCACGATCAGCGAGTCCGAGTACGTCGAGTACGCGGAGGTCCTGGGCGTGGCCGTCGACACGGCGTGGGACCGGTTCAAGGCCCTGGACACCGACGGGGACGGGTTCATCAGCCGCGAGGAGTTCGTC
This region includes:
- a CDS encoding mycoredoxin, whose amino-acid sequence is MTTTATERFTMYTTPWCGYCKRLKSQLAREGITVSEVNIEEDPESAEYVMKVNGGNQTVPTVVFSDGAAMTNPSLAQVKKKLAELA
- a CDS encoding NUDIX domain-containing protein, with product MSLHADARAVLGSWTAPDAAQEELRRAYLAHLDEHEDAMWRTCRPGHVTASSAVISADGSRVALTLHRALGMWLQTGGHCEAEDTSLAAAALREAEEETGIRGLELLPGPVSLDSHAVPCGGGSVHFDVRYAVLAPADAILVRDPDESTDLGWFPVDAVPDPSDDACRDLVRQAAAAVAAHRVRAGRGG
- the nudC gene encoding NAD(+) diphosphatase produces the protein MDADAIPALSRSTIDLAGHRRLDDAWLDKAWADPASHVLVLEGGDPGHHGWQALMAKQSRALVRTGERPELVLTDPRQAPEGERYLLGVEDGRAYFAVRAATELASAPGAEPASLREVGAVLSDRDTGLLTRAIALANWNATHGFCPRCGARTTMAAAGHVRVCEEEGTEQYPRMDPAVIMLVHRERDGREEMLLGNSAKWDARRFSVLAGFVDAGESLEQAVVREVAEEAGVVVTEPKYLSSQPWPFPRSLMMGYTARAVGETERTDDEIGVTRWFTRSELSDALRSEEVVLPGRVSIARTLIEHWYGGELPGGW
- a CDS encoding dipeptidase codes for the protein MDARAYIEDHREEFLSSLKAWLEIPSISADPERHGDVRRSARWLADHLTVTGFPTVEVWETPGLPAVFAEWPAADPDAPTVLVYGHHDVQPVDPVGEWRTEPFVPTEIGTSLYARGASDDKGQVLFHALGVRAALAASGADAPPVTVKLLVEGEEESGSVHFAELLRDRRDRLDCDVAVISDTTMWAADTPSMCVGMRGVTDVEISLFGPTMDLHSGSFGGAVPNPLKAMSDLLSGLHDADNRVAVPGFYDGVVEAGAEERALIAELPFDEREWLGTAASTATWGEAGYSTLERVWLRPTAEINGMWGGHTGAGGKTIVPRSAHAKVSFRLVPGQEPLHVQDRVRAYVEANTPPGLRAELEFGGPGVRACASDLSSGAVKAARSAMERAFGTRVLYTREGGSGPEADIADALGAPLVFVAVGLDEDRIHAPNEKVEIPLLLKGAESAAHLWRELADQAARS
- the tesB gene encoding acyl-CoA thioesterase II, which encodes MSEIAEGQDRGQSLEDLLAVLDLERIEVNIFRGSSPEEGPQRVFGGLVAGQALVAAGRTAPEDRYVHSLHAYFIRPGDPSVPIVYEVDRVRDGRSFTTRRVVAVQHGKPIFTLSASFHKEEPGLDHQTPMPDVPPPEDLPSTRERLQEAFGKLPGFVTWHPIELRPTGPLSFEAERDPRLRTATNPVWLKVDGKLPDDRLLQVCLMTYASDMTLLDTVLLRHGRSFAGISMASLDHAMWFHRPFRADEWLLYAQETPSAQGARGLARGLVYTRDGELVCSVVQEGMIRVIDAEGWS
- a CDS encoding WhiB family transcriptional regulator translates to MLASVLETPWLGDTDVPCRTEPDLFFAEAPADVEAAKAVCGACPVREQCLADALDRKEPWGVWGGQLLVAGQVVARKRPRGRPRKNPAPVAA
- a CDS encoding DUF4352 domain-containing protein, with translation MVCGLVLLLLTVVLLVREIRDKPPAHDAPPVAEQRVGMTGGEFTPMSATDSVTTFRATVTSVGTGIERLEGRDGPLTPDGQFVVVHLTVKNTTRSPTTVGVGGFDLVDTDGGVAAPHSEATRGAMALNDLPVGGDLELGQTRSYINVYEVASSARPAEIVMEDADLFGGSTIDITG
- a CDS encoding ANTAR domain-containing protein, giving the protein MRSHDMAVAGGADVGVVRRTPTGWRVGGGHEVPDLVSAMVLADLLTSEAGVPQPRAQAPGRAPEDASEVERLRHTIAQLEHALHSRVVVEQAIGVLAERHTMAPREAFERLRSSARSRGRKVADLARDVVESSTSPLTVLPDELNGTAAPN
- a CDS encoding M48 family metallopeptidase, with translation MLSNTKIEVRRSPRRRRTVSAYRDGDTTVVLVPATFSRAEEKRWVGRMLQRLEAREGGRHSGDTELHERAVELARRYLGGTELPDSVRWVDNQNTRWGSCTPDTRTIRISRRLTGMPAWVVDYVLIHELAHLFHADHGRAFWALVHRYPKADRARGYLEGYSAATRTEPCGHGGEDADDRLDEGEIALDGALEGADTDLRGS
- a CDS encoding ATP-dependent DNA helicase UvrD2, which produces MDPDRVLEGLDPEQTQAARALRGPVCILAGAGTGKTRAITHRIAHAVASGVVSEQQILAVTFTARAAGEMRGRLRGLGAPRVQARTFHSAALRQLSFFWPQVVGGPQPTLIESKIQAVARAANSVGVQPDRTGLRDLASEIEWAKVTQVRPTDYERTTTKQGRQTPLPAAEVARVFEAYEELRREHNLLDFESMLELTAGMITEYPAIAQRVRDQYRYFVVDEFQDVNPLQKLLLDAWLGDRDDLCVVGDPSQTIYSFAGATPGYLTGFGARYPHATVVELVRDYRSTPQVVRVANHVIAQARGTTSAKHLTLRAQRPDGPDPMYKEYEDEPAEATGVARQIAVMLEGGTPAGEIAVLLRTNSQSAAYEQALSDEGVPFTVRGTARFFERPEIKKAVHTLRGARHEVAGEEAEPLVSTVRQLLGPLGLTETAPEGRQARERWESLSALAQLAEDMAATAGTRGGRATMADFVDELDTRMATEHAPGFEGVTIASLHSAKGLEWDAVFLVGLTEGMMPIIYAETDEQVEEERRLFYVGVTRARESLSMSWSLARSPGGRRTRKPSRFLDGLRPASPSTASRRTERRKCGVSRCRVCGTTLSDAAERKLGRCLDCPSSYDEALLERLRDWRRASAQEQKVPAYVIFTDATLQAIAEQEPSSVAQLSAVSGVGAVKLDRYGEAVLALVSGAEAADVVADGAAPGADVEESTDE
- a CDS encoding EF-hand domain-containing protein, which codes for MASAPSAPIAERFGRLFDTLDSDNDASITWDDYKRLVDRYVRGYSLDENDRRMQAIQTSYHMLWLELLRHSSAFQPRLDRETFVGALHAASEDRSRFNVTEGVAEAAFDLLDADDDGTISESEYVEYAEVLGVAVDTAWDRFKALDTDGDGFISREEFVLSAREFLFGDDKDSAGGFVFGMI